The following are encoded in a window of Arthrobacter sp. NicSoilB4 genomic DNA:
- a CDS encoding DUF202 domain-containing protein, with product MSEGTAGESGRGGRPFDAGLQPKRTALAWRRTALAVAVACLAALRILPEVLGSWALLPAALGACVSFVALVLTHRRYRRIHTILTSSGTDRVALGGESCPP from the coding sequence ATGTCAGAGGGTACTGCGGGCGAATCCGGCCGGGGAGGCCGTCCGTTCGACGCCGGACTGCAGCCTAAACGCACCGCGCTGGCCTGGCGCCGGACGGCACTGGCGGTAGCCGTCGCATGCCTGGCGGCGCTGCGCATCCTGCCGGAAGTTTTGGGCTCGTGGGCCCTCCTTCCGGCCGCGCTGGGGGCATGCGTTTCCTTTGTGGCCCTTGTGCTCACGCACCGGCGTTATCGCCGCATCCACACGATACTCACGTCATCCGGGACTGACAGGGTGGCGCTCGGCGGGGAGTCCTGCCCGCCTTGA
- a CDS encoding DUF202 domain-containing protein translates to MAPGPLVPLQPESAVTDATRRFPAALFSQGSDPDARFSLANERTFLAWIRTSLALLASGVALEALGLNLQDGLRLSASIVLIVAGIAAPVQAWFGWMQIERALRLDRPLPAARLTFPIGAAVSVAGVLVFLGIVLA, encoded by the coding sequence ATGGCGCCGGGCCCTTTAGTTCCCCTTCAACCAGAAAGCGCCGTGACTGACGCGACAAGACGATTCCCGGCAGCGCTGTTTTCGCAGGGATCAGATCCGGACGCCCGGTTCAGCCTCGCCAACGAGCGCACCTTCCTGGCTTGGATTCGGACCTCACTGGCGCTGCTTGCCAGCGGCGTCGCCTTGGAGGCTCTCGGACTGAATCTTCAGGATGGGCTGCGCCTTTCAGCCTCCATTGTCCTCATCGTCGCCGGGATTGCGGCCCCTGTACAGGCCTGGTTTGGCTGGATGCAGATCGAACGCGCACTGCGCCTCGACAGGCCGCTGCCGGCCGCCCGTCTTACGTTCCCCATCGGGGCCGCCGTTTCGGTGGCAGGGGTCCTGGTCTTCCTTGGGATTGTCCTCGCCTGA
- a CDS encoding response regulator, with amino-acid sequence MSEQTESNPTSKPARRVVVAEDETLIRLDIIEILRGEGYDVVGEADNGEKAVQLAEELKPDLVLMDVKMPVMDGISAAEKIVKARIAPVVLLTAFSQKELVERARDAGAMAYVVKPFTPADLIPALEIALSRHEEIKALESEVTDLQEQFATRKLVERAKSLLTTKMGLTEPEAFRWIQKTSMDRRLSMREVAETIINQVN; translated from the coding sequence GTGTCAGAACAGACGGAGTCAAACCCCACGTCCAAGCCGGCGCGCCGCGTGGTCGTCGCCGAGGACGAGACCCTCATCCGCCTCGACATCATCGAGATCCTGCGGGGCGAAGGCTACGACGTCGTCGGCGAAGCGGACAACGGCGAGAAGGCCGTGCAGCTCGCTGAAGAACTGAAGCCGGACCTGGTCCTGATGGACGTCAAAATGCCTGTCATGGACGGTATCTCCGCGGCCGAGAAGATCGTCAAGGCCCGGATCGCCCCCGTTGTCCTGCTGACCGCGTTCAGCCAGAAGGAACTCGTCGAGCGAGCCCGCGACGCCGGCGCCATGGCCTACGTGGTCAAACCCTTCACCCCCGCGGACCTCATCCCCGCCCTGGAAATCGCCCTCTCCCGCCACGAGGAAATCAAGGCCCTCGAAAGCGAAGTGACCGACCTGCAGGAGCAGTTCGCCACCCGCAAGCTCGTGGAGCGCGCCAAGAGCCTGCTCACGACCAAGATGGGCCTGACGGAGCCGGAGGCGTTCCGCTGGATCCAGAAGACCTCGATGGACCGCCGCCTGAGCATGCGCGAGGTCGCCGAGACCATCATCAACCAGGTCAACTAG
- a CDS encoding DUF302 domain-containing protein — protein sequence MRYTHTATLPLSWEESVQRTRDALAEQGFGILSEINVRATFEAKLGTEAAAAIGDYVILGACNPALASRALAAEPELGALLPCNVVVRRGKDAAVTTIDAIDPQTMVQLSDNPAVQDVANDADARLRKALAGLAASGAAAGVTPRA from the coding sequence ATGCGCTACACCCACACCGCGACTCTGCCGCTTTCCTGGGAAGAGTCAGTACAGCGGACCCGCGATGCCCTGGCCGAACAAGGCTTCGGCATCCTGTCCGAAATCAACGTCCGCGCCACCTTTGAGGCCAAACTCGGCACCGAGGCCGCCGCCGCCATCGGCGACTACGTCATCCTCGGCGCCTGCAACCCGGCCTTGGCCAGCCGCGCCCTCGCAGCCGAACCTGAACTCGGCGCGCTGCTGCCCTGCAACGTTGTAGTCCGCCGCGGCAAGGACGCCGCCGTCACGACCATCGACGCCATCGACCCCCAGACGATGGTCCAGCTCAGCGACAACCCTGCCGTCCAGGACGTGGCCAACGACGCCGACGCCCGGCTCCGTAAAGCCCTTGCCGGCCTCGCCGCATCCGGGGCAGCGGCTGGTGTCACGCCCCGGGCATAG
- a CDS encoding glutamate synthase subunit beta, with protein sequence MADPRGFLKVRQRETQPRRPVPVRIMDWKEVYEAQEKGVLKAQAGRCMDCGVPFCHQGCPLGNLIPEWNDLVWRDKGEEAMERLHATNNFPEFTGRLCPAPCEASCVLGINQPAVTIKQVEVSIVDQAFENGWVNPLPPARLSGKTVAVVGSGPAGLAVAQQLTRVGHTVAVYERDDKIGGLLRYGIPDFKMEKEQVDRRLEQMKAEGTRFRTGVAVGTDVTWEQLRRRYDAVVVATGATVPRDLPIPGRELEGVHFAMDYLVPANRVVAGETVENQINAAGKHVVILGGGDTGADCLGTAHRHQAASVTTLAIGKQPPAERASHQPWPTFPTLFEVASAHEEGGERTYLASTVEFVGENGKLTGVKVAETEFVDGKRLPKAGTERIIAADLVFLSLGFTGPEPAGITEQVSAEFDGRGNVARDGYYMTNTEGIFVAGDAGRGQSLIVWAIAEGRACAAAVDKFLMGSTILPAPVAPTDRAMAVL encoded by the coding sequence GTGGCTGATCCACGCGGATTTCTGAAAGTACGTCAGCGCGAAACCCAGCCCCGCCGTCCCGTTCCGGTCCGCATCATGGACTGGAAGGAAGTCTATGAGGCCCAGGAAAAGGGAGTCCTCAAGGCCCAGGCCGGCCGCTGCATGGACTGCGGCGTGCCGTTCTGCCACCAGGGCTGCCCGCTGGGCAACCTCATTCCGGAGTGGAATGACCTGGTCTGGCGGGACAAGGGCGAGGAAGCGATGGAGCGGCTGCACGCCACCAACAACTTCCCCGAGTTCACGGGCCGGCTCTGCCCGGCGCCCTGCGAGGCCTCCTGCGTGCTGGGCATCAACCAGCCCGCCGTGACCATCAAGCAGGTCGAGGTCTCGATCGTGGACCAGGCGTTCGAGAACGGCTGGGTCAACCCGCTGCCGCCGGCCCGCCTCAGCGGCAAGACGGTCGCCGTCGTCGGCTCAGGCCCCGCCGGGCTCGCCGTCGCACAGCAGCTGACCCGCGTGGGCCACACTGTCGCCGTCTACGAACGCGACGACAAGATCGGCGGGCTCCTGCGCTACGGGATCCCCGATTTCAAGATGGAAAAAGAGCAGGTCGACCGCCGGCTGGAGCAGATGAAGGCCGAAGGCACCCGCTTCCGGACCGGCGTCGCCGTCGGCACCGACGTGACGTGGGAGCAGCTGCGCCGCCGGTACGACGCCGTCGTGGTGGCCACCGGCGCCACCGTCCCGCGGGACCTGCCGATCCCGGGCCGCGAGCTCGAGGGCGTGCACTTCGCGATGGACTACCTTGTCCCGGCCAACCGGGTGGTGGCGGGGGAGACGGTGGAGAACCAGATCAACGCCGCCGGCAAGCACGTCGTCATCCTTGGCGGCGGCGACACCGGCGCGGACTGCCTCGGCACCGCGCACCGGCACCAGGCCGCGTCGGTCACCACCCTGGCGATCGGCAAGCAGCCGCCGGCGGAGCGCGCCAGCCACCAGCCGTGGCCGACGTTCCCCACGCTGTTCGAAGTTGCCAGCGCGCACGAGGAAGGCGGCGAACGCACCTACCTCGCCTCCACCGTGGAGTTCGTTGGCGAGAACGGCAAGCTCACGGGCGTGAAGGTGGCCGAGACGGAATTCGTCGACGGCAAGCGCCTCCCGAAGGCCGGCACCGAGCGGATCATCGCCGCGGACTTGGTCTTCCTGTCCCTGGGCTTCACCGGCCCGGAGCCTGCCGGGATCACCGAGCAGGTCAGCGCCGAGTTCGACGGCCGCGGCAACGTGGCCCGCGACGGGTACTACATGACCAACACGGAAGGCATCTTCGTCGCCGGAGACGCCGGCCGCGGGCAGTCGCTGATCGTCTGGGCCATCGCCGAGGGGCGCGCGTGCGCCGCCGCGGTGGACAAATTCCTCATGGGCAGCACCATCCTTCCGGCTCCCGTGGCGCCGACCGACCGGGCCATGGCCGTCCTGTAG
- the gltB gene encoding glutamate synthase large subunit: MTQTLHSPSWSEPQQPAMSPFKRFSALPEAAGLYNPEQEKDACGLAIIATLRGEPGYDIVDAALTALRNLEHRGAVGADEGTGDGAGLLMQIPDEFFRAVTDFELPAAGQFVVGTAFLPSEQRESDAAKAGIEGLAADEGLTVLGWREVPIVAGLVGAMARACMPYFSQPFFASSTGEVLERNELDSRAWRIRKRAQNKFGVYFPSLSCRTIVYKGMLTTAQLEPFYPDLSDKRFKTKLAIVHSRFSTNTFPSWPLAQPFRTIAHNGEINTVKGNRNWMRARQSQLANPLLGDSPEELYPICTPGASDSASFDEVAELLWLSGRPITHSIMMMIPEAWENHATMDPARRAFYEYHSLLMEPWDGPAAVSFTDGSLVGATLDRNGLRPGRYWITEDGLVVFASEVGVIDVEPSKVVKKGRVSPGKMFLVDTDAGRIIDDAEVKAEVAAANPWAEWLKDNLIDLKDLPEREHVVHTAASVNIRQRTFGYTTEELKILLGPMARTGAEPLGAMGSDTPVAVLSKRPRLLFDYFVQSFAQVTNPPLDAIREELVTSLTCAIGPNGNLLDTKQVRQPQVSLPFPVINNDQLAKIANIENADGDKVAMKVRGLYRPEGGENALRARLTEICEQVSGAINRGVQYVVLSDRDSNAQWAPIPSLLLVSAVHHHLLRSANRTKTALVVEAGDVRETHHVAVLIGYGASAVNPYLAMESVEQLISTGDVLGVTPQDGVYNLIKGLGKGVLKIMSKMGISTVASYTGAQTFEALGLGQDLVDEYFSGTHSQLGGVGLDVIAAEVAARHRMAYPENGIEQPHQALMGGGEYQWRRDGEPHLFNPETVFRLQHATRERRYDIFKAYTRGVDDQSENLMTLRGLLKFKAGLRPAVPLEEVESVSSIVKRFSTGAMSYGSISQEAHETLAIAMNRLGGKSNTGEGGEDVDRLLDPTRRSAVKQIASGRFGVTSLYLTNADDIQIKMAQGAKPGEGGQLMAQKVYPWVARTRHSTPGVGLISPPPHHDIYSIEDLAQLIYDAKRANPSARVHVKLVSEVGIGTVAAGVTKAKADVVLVSGHDGGTGASPLNSLKHAGVPWELGLAETQQTLMLNGLRDRVVVQVDGQLKTGRDVVIAALLGGEEFGFATAPLVVSGCIMMRVCHLDTCPVGVATQNPELRSRFNGKPEFVVNFFEFLAEEVREILAELGLRSIEEAIGHAEMLDTREAINHWKAEGLDLDPILHGLEFDDDAPLRNLTGQNHELDKHFDQRLIGMAAEALSDRSPVKIAVDVINTDRSVGTMLGHVVTKTFSTDVLATDTIDITLTGTAGQSLGAFLPAGITLRMFGDSNDYVGKGLSGGRIIVRPDRTNVFPAERNVIAGNVIGYGATSGEMFLRGQVGERFLVRNSGATAVVEGIGDHGCEYMTGGQTLIIGRTGRNFGAGMSGGTAYVLDLQTERVNKQALEAGELQLRELDAEDRDIVHGLLVKHSEETESLLAARLLENFDDTAARITKVLPRDYAAVLQTRLDAIEEGLDPDGEEVWSRILEVTGG, from the coding sequence ATGACCCAAACCCTGCACAGCCCCAGTTGGTCCGAGCCTCAGCAGCCCGCCATGTCACCTTTCAAGCGCTTCTCGGCGCTTCCCGAAGCTGCCGGGCTCTACAACCCGGAGCAGGAGAAGGACGCCTGCGGCCTCGCCATCATTGCCACGCTGAGGGGGGAACCGGGTTACGACATCGTTGACGCCGCCCTGACAGCCCTGCGCAACCTCGAGCACCGCGGCGCCGTGGGCGCCGACGAGGGTACCGGCGACGGGGCCGGACTGCTCATGCAGATCCCGGACGAATTCTTCCGCGCCGTCACCGACTTCGAACTTCCCGCCGCCGGACAGTTCGTGGTGGGCACGGCCTTCCTCCCGTCCGAGCAGCGCGAATCCGACGCCGCCAAGGCCGGCATCGAAGGCCTCGCCGCCGACGAGGGCCTGACCGTCCTTGGCTGGCGCGAAGTGCCGATCGTGGCCGGCCTGGTCGGGGCGATGGCCCGGGCCTGCATGCCGTACTTCTCCCAGCCGTTCTTTGCCTCCAGCACCGGGGAAGTGCTGGAGCGCAACGAACTCGACTCCCGCGCCTGGCGGATCCGGAAGCGGGCGCAGAACAAGTTCGGCGTGTACTTCCCGTCGCTTTCCTGCCGGACCATCGTCTACAAGGGCATGCTCACCACGGCCCAGCTGGAGCCGTTCTACCCGGACCTCTCGGACAAGCGCTTCAAGACCAAGCTCGCGATCGTCCACTCGCGCTTCTCCACCAACACGTTCCCGTCCTGGCCGCTGGCCCAGCCTTTCCGGACCATCGCCCACAACGGCGAAATTAACACGGTCAAGGGAAACCGCAACTGGATGCGTGCCCGCCAGTCACAGCTCGCCAACCCGCTGCTGGGGGACTCGCCGGAAGAGCTGTACCCGATCTGCACGCCCGGTGCCTCCGACTCGGCCTCCTTCGACGAGGTCGCGGAACTGCTCTGGCTTTCCGGCCGGCCGATCACGCACTCGATCATGATGATGATCCCCGAGGCCTGGGAAAACCACGCCACGATGGATCCCGCCCGCCGCGCCTTCTACGAGTACCACTCGCTGCTCATGGAACCGTGGGACGGCCCCGCCGCCGTGTCCTTCACCGATGGCAGCCTGGTCGGCGCAACCCTGGACCGCAACGGCCTGCGGCCCGGCCGGTACTGGATCACCGAGGACGGCCTGGTCGTTTTCGCCTCCGAAGTCGGTGTGATCGACGTCGAACCCTCCAAGGTGGTCAAGAAGGGCCGCGTCTCGCCCGGCAAGATGTTCCTCGTGGACACCGACGCCGGCCGGATCATCGACGACGCCGAGGTCAAGGCCGAGGTGGCGGCAGCGAACCCCTGGGCTGAGTGGCTCAAGGACAACCTGATCGACCTCAAGGACCTGCCCGAGCGCGAGCACGTTGTGCACACCGCCGCCTCAGTCAACATCCGCCAGCGCACCTTCGGCTACACCACCGAGGAACTGAAGATCCTGCTCGGCCCGATGGCTCGCACCGGCGCCGAACCGCTCGGGGCCATGGGGTCTGACACTCCGGTGGCTGTCCTCTCTAAGCGCCCGCGGCTGCTCTTCGACTACTTCGTGCAGTCCTTCGCGCAGGTCACCAACCCGCCGCTGGACGCCATCCGCGAGGAACTCGTCACGTCGCTGACCTGCGCGATCGGCCCCAACGGCAACCTGCTGGACACCAAGCAGGTCCGCCAGCCGCAGGTTTCGCTGCCGTTCCCCGTGATCAACAACGACCAGCTCGCCAAGATCGCGAACATCGAGAACGCCGACGGTGACAAAGTCGCCATGAAGGTCCGCGGCCTCTACCGCCCCGAGGGCGGCGAGAACGCCCTCCGCGCCCGGCTCACCGAAATCTGCGAGCAGGTTTCCGGCGCCATCAACCGCGGCGTCCAGTACGTCGTCCTCTCGGACCGTGACTCGAACGCCCAGTGGGCGCCGATCCCGTCCCTGCTCCTCGTCAGCGCCGTGCACCACCACCTGCTGCGCAGCGCCAACCGCACCAAGACAGCCCTGGTGGTCGAGGCCGGCGACGTCCGCGAAACGCACCACGTGGCCGTGCTGATCGGCTACGGCGCCTCCGCCGTGAACCCGTACCTGGCCATGGAATCCGTGGAGCAGCTCATCTCCACCGGCGATGTCCTCGGGGTCACCCCGCAGGACGGCGTCTACAACCTGATCAAGGGCCTCGGCAAGGGCGTCCTAAAGATCATGTCCAAGATGGGCATCTCCACCGTGGCCTCCTACACGGGAGCCCAGACCTTCGAAGCCCTCGGCCTCGGCCAGGACCTCGTGGACGAGTACTTCTCCGGCACGCACTCCCAGCTCGGCGGCGTCGGCCTCGACGTCATCGCGGCCGAGGTCGCGGCGCGCCACCGGATGGCGTACCCCGAGAACGGCATCGAGCAGCCGCACCAGGCCCTGATGGGCGGCGGCGAGTACCAGTGGCGCCGCGACGGCGAGCCGCACCTGTTCAACCCGGAGACCGTGTTCCGGCTGCAGCACGCCACGCGTGAGCGCCGCTACGACATCTTCAAGGCCTACACCCGAGGCGTGGACGACCAGTCCGAGAACCTCATGACCCTTCGCGGTCTCCTGAAGTTCAAGGCCGGGCTGCGCCCCGCGGTCCCGCTCGAGGAAGTCGAGTCCGTCTCCAGCATCGTGAAGCGGTTCTCCACCGGCGCGATGAGCTACGGCTCCATCTCCCAGGAGGCCCACGAAACCCTCGCGATCGCCATGAACCGGCTGGGCGGCAAGTCCAACACCGGTGAAGGCGGCGAGGACGTGGACCGCCTGCTGGATCCGACCCGCCGCTCGGCGGTCAAGCAGATCGCGTCCGGCCGCTTCGGCGTGACCAGCCTGTACCTGACCAACGCCGACGACATCCAGATCAAGATGGCGCAGGGCGCCAAGCCCGGCGAGGGCGGCCAGCTGATGGCGCAGAAGGTCTACCCCTGGGTGGCCCGGACGCGGCACTCGACGCCCGGCGTGGGGCTCATCTCCCCGCCGCCGCACCACGACATCTACTCGATCGAGGACCTCGCCCAGCTGATCTATGACGCGAAGCGGGCCAACCCCTCGGCCCGGGTGCACGTCAAGCTGGTCTCCGAGGTCGGGATCGGCACGGTGGCCGCCGGCGTCACGAAGGCCAAGGCCGACGTCGTCCTCGTTTCCGGGCACGACGGCGGTACCGGCGCCTCGCCGCTGAACTCGCTCAAGCATGCCGGTGTGCCGTGGGAGCTCGGCCTCGCGGAGACGCAGCAGACCCTTATGCTCAACGGCCTGCGCGACCGTGTGGTGGTGCAGGTGGACGGCCAGCTCAAGACCGGCCGCGACGTCGTGATCGCCGCGCTGCTCGGCGGCGAGGAGTTCGGTTTCGCCACCGCCCCGCTGGTGGTCTCCGGCTGCATCATGATGCGCGTCTGCCACCTCGACACCTGCCCGGTGGGCGTTGCGACGCAGAACCCGGAGCTGCGCTCCCGCTTCAACGGCAAGCCCGAATTCGTGGTCAACTTCTTTGAATTCCTCGCCGAGGAAGTCCGCGAGATCCTGGCCGAGCTGGGTCTCCGGAGCATCGAGGAAGCGATCGGCCACGCCGAAATGCTCGACACCCGTGAGGCGATCAACCACTGGAAGGCCGAAGGGCTGGACCTGGACCCGATCCTGCACGGACTCGAGTTCGACGACGACGCACCGCTGCGCAACCTCACCGGCCAGAACCACGAGCTGGACAAGCACTTCGACCAGCGCCTGATCGGCATGGCCGCGGAAGCCCTGAGCGACCGCAGCCCGGTCAAGATCGCCGTCGACGTCATCAACACGGACCGCTCCGTCGGCACCATGCTCGGCCACGTGGTCACCAAGACATTCAGCACGGACGTGCTGGCGACGGACACCATCGACATCACGCTGACCGGCACCGCCGGCCAGTCGCTCGGTGCGTTCCTGCCGGCCGGCATCACGCTGCGGATGTTCGGTGACTCCAACGACTACGTCGGCAAGGGACTCTCCGGCGGGCGCATCATCGTCCGGCCGGACCGCACGAACGTCTTCCCGGCGGAACGCAACGTGATCGCCGGCAACGTGATCGGCTACGGCGCCACGAGCGGCGAGATGTTCCTGCGCGGCCAGGTCGGCGAACGCTTCCTGGTCCGCAACTCCGGCGCCACCGCGGTGGTCGAAGGAATCGGCGACCACGGCTGCGAGTACATGACCGGCGGCCAGACGCTCATCATCGGGCGCACCGGCCGCAACTTCGGTGCCGGCATGTCCGGCGGCACGGCCTACGTGCTGGACCTGCAGACCGAACGCGTCAACAAGCAGGCCCTCGAAGCCGGTGAGCTGCAGCTGCGCGAACTGGACGCCGAGGACCGTGACATTGTCCATGGACTGCTGGTGAAGCATTCCGAGGAGACCGAGTCGCTGCTCGCGGCCCGGCTGCTCGAAAACTTCGACGACACCGCAGCCCGCATCACCAAGGTGCTGCCGCGCGACTACGCGGCCGTACTGCAAACCCGTCTTGACGCCATCGAAGAGGGCCTTGACCCCGACGGCGAAGAAGTTTGGTCTCGAATCCTGGAGGTGACCGGTGGCTGA
- the pyk gene encoding pyruvate kinase, which translates to MRRAKIVATFGPAIASFENTLAVLEAGVDVARMNMSHGDYSVHDSTYENVRKAAGQLGKPVAVMADLQGPKIRLGRFVDGPHLLAVGDTFTITTEDVPGTKDICSTTLKSLTEDVNPGDALLIDDGKVALRAIDVDDVKVVAQVIVGGYVSNNKGINLPGVAVNVPALSEKDEDDLRWAMRRGVDMVALSFVRDASDIKRVHEIMDEEGRRVPVIAKIEKPQAVEQLPEIIDAFDAIMVARGDLGVELPLEEVPIVQKRAIELARRWAKPVIVATQVLESMIDNPRPTRAEASDCANAVLDGADAVMLSGETSVGKFPIETVKTMARIIESTEVHGLERVPPLGTKPKTRGGAITRAAVEIADQLDAKYICTFTQSGDSARRLSRLRPIRPVFAFTPVEQVWNQLALTWGIMPVLVPMVNHTDAMTAQVDRSLLSLDVVEDGDMVVIAAGSPPGKAGSTNMLKVHKVGDLADAGSTGEAEVAKDKLGPWPEKKKKSTKA; encoded by the coding sequence ATGAGACGCGCTAAAATCGTGGCCACGTTCGGACCGGCAATCGCAAGCTTCGAGAACACTCTCGCGGTGCTGGAAGCCGGCGTCGACGTGGCCCGCATGAACATGAGCCACGGGGACTACTCCGTGCACGACTCCACGTACGAGAACGTCCGCAAGGCAGCAGGACAGCTCGGTAAGCCCGTCGCTGTCATGGCCGACCTGCAGGGGCCGAAGATCCGCCTCGGCCGGTTCGTGGACGGACCGCACCTCCTGGCCGTCGGTGACACGTTCACCATCACCACGGAGGACGTCCCGGGCACCAAGGACATCTGCTCCACGACGCTCAAGAGCCTCACCGAAGACGTCAACCCCGGCGACGCGCTGCTGATCGACGACGGCAAGGTCGCGCTCCGCGCGATCGACGTCGACGACGTCAAGGTGGTCGCCCAGGTCATTGTTGGCGGCTACGTGTCGAACAACAAGGGCATCAACCTGCCCGGCGTTGCGGTCAACGTTCCGGCGCTGAGCGAAAAGGACGAGGACGATCTGCGGTGGGCCATGCGCCGCGGCGTGGACATGGTGGCCCTCTCCTTCGTCCGGGACGCCTCGGACATCAAGCGCGTGCACGAGATCATGGACGAGGAGGGCCGCCGCGTCCCGGTGATCGCCAAGATCGAAAAGCCGCAGGCCGTCGAGCAGCTGCCCGAGATCATTGACGCCTTCGACGCCATCATGGTGGCCCGTGGCGACCTCGGCGTGGAACTTCCCCTCGAGGAAGTGCCGATCGTACAGAAGCGTGCCATCGAACTGGCCCGCCGCTGGGCCAAGCCGGTCATCGTGGCAACCCAGGTGCTCGAGTCCATGATCGACAACCCGCGCCCGACCCGCGCCGAGGCCTCCGACTGCGCCAACGCCGTCCTCGACGGCGCCGACGCGGTCATGCTCTCGGGCGAGACCAGCGTGGGCAAGTTCCCGATCGAGACCGTCAAGACCATGGCCCGGATCATCGAATCCACCGAGGTCCACGGCCTGGAGCGCGTCCCCCCGCTGGGCACCAAGCCCAAGACCCGCGGCGGCGCCATCACCCGTGCCGCCGTCGAAATCGCCGACCAGCTGGATGCGAAGTACATCTGTACCTTCACCCAGTCCGGCGACTCGGCACGCCGTCTGTCGCGGCTGCGTCCGATCCGCCCTGTCTTTGCCTTCACGCCGGTGGAGCAGGTCTGGAACCAGCTGGCTCTGACCTGGGGCATCATGCCGGTGCTGGTTCCGATGGTGAACCACACCGATGCGATGACCGCGCAGGTCGACCGCAGCCTGCTGAGCCTCGATGTCGTGGAGGACGGCGACATGGTGGTCATCGCCGCCGGTTCGCCTCCCGGAAAGGCCGGCTCCACGAACATGCTGAAGGTCCACAAGGTCGGCGACCTGGCCGACGCCGGCAGCACCGGCGAAGCCGAGGTCGCCAAGGACAAGCTCGGCCCCTGGCCGGAAAAGAAGAAGAAGAGCACTAAGGCTTAG